Below is a window of Fibrobacter sp. UWB11 DNA.
AATCAAATTCTTTGCAAGCACAATCGCTTTATTTTCAATAGCGGCTTCTTCAGCAATCTTCTTGAATTCTGCGGTGTGTTCGCCTGCTACAATTTCAAACGTGACCTGGAAAGCGTCTTTCTGCTTGCTCTTGTAGGCATCGAACTTGTAGTCGGCGTAATGGAGACCGTGCAAAATGCTCTTGAACTGTTCCGGTGCTGCATCGGCAAGCATCATCGAAACCATCGGAATCTGGCGCTTGCTAGCTCGCTTGGCGAGACGGTAGGCGGCCATGCGCAGATGGTCGAGGCTCGAAATTCCGCGTTCCTTGGCGGCGTTCACGAAAAGGGTGGACTGTCCATCAATTTCCAGAAGTTCCAAGTCTTCGAACGGTCCGTCTTCCATGCCGTTCAAAACAGATTCAACCTGTTTCTCGGCGTTTTCCGACAAGACATTAGAAAACTGGACGGACTTTTTAACAAAAAAGAGGGCGCTAACGTTAGCTTTGCCCGTAGCGGTTGATACAATATTCGTTTTCATATAGCGTAATCTAGTATTTTATGAATGGAACGCTTGTATTTTACATTGGTTTTTCAATTACAAAAATACTATAATATTACAATGATTACCATTGGAGGATCAATATGAATCTGAAGTACACTGGAATTTTGACTGCTTTGGCAGTATCTGCCGTGATGGCACAAAATGAAGCACCGGCCCCAGTTGCCGAAGTTGCTCCTGTACAGGCCGAACAAGTTGTTGAACAAACTGCCGCACAAGCTCCCGCTCCGGTCGAAGACAAGTTTACGCAAGCCGAAAAAGAACTCGCTCCCGAAAACCTATTTTCCGAGCCCACAGCTGTTCGTGGTGCCGATGCTGCAAAGCCCGTTCAAAAAAAGCCCACCAAGAAATTCGTTTACCGCCCGGTCTATTCTCCAGCTGAAATTGAACCGAACAACAATGCAGTAAAAACGATTTACGTTTCTGAAGTGGCTAGTCCAGACACCATTGATATGGATCAGCTCCGTGGTCGAATTCCATTAAAGTTCACCTTTGGTATCCAAGGTTTCGTCGGTAGCGCATTCCTTTCTGGGGACAATGGTCGCTATGAATATGACCGTTATTCCGGCTTGGCATGGAGCGTTGGTGCCTTTGCACTTTTCCCGTTGGATGAATACAACATGGCATTCAAGACGGGCGTCTTGTTCGATCACGATAAGGTAAGCAACAGCTACAACGACACATACAACGAAACGTTTGGCGAATACCGCACATCGTTTAATCAGTACCGCATTTCAGTTCCTTTGCTCCTTTCTTTGAAGAGTGCAAACTCAAACTTCTTCTTTGACGTCGGTGTCCAACCGTCCTTCGCCGTTTCAGACAACTTCAAACTCAAATCGTCGGATCAATCCTCCAGCAAGGCAGTAAACATCAAGGAAGATATGTTGGATAACGATTACCGTTCTGTAATCGACTGGTCCATTGTATTTGGTTTTGGTATCCGCGCCAATCGTTATATCGGTTTCGAAGCCCGCTTTATTTGGGGAATCAACAACCAGTATGATGACTATAACGCATGGCCTATCAACAACCTGTCTTCTAAAGCAGTCTCTGTTGGTGCAACCTTCTACGCATTTTAGTTAAAACATGATTCTTTCTATTGTGGCCATTGTCGTAGGCCTTATTCTCCTGGTCTGGAGTGCAGACCGGTTTGTTGATGGGGCTGTCGGCGTGGCCCAATTTTTTGGCATGAGCACATTCCTTATCGGAATGTTGATTGTGGGGTTT
It encodes the following:
- a CDS encoding porin family protein, with the protein product MNLKYTGILTALAVSAVMAQNEAPAPVAEVAPVQAEQVVEQTAAQAPAPVEDKFTQAEKELAPENLFSEPTAVRGADAAKPVQKKPTKKFVYRPVYSPAEIEPNNNAVKTIYVSEVASPDTIDMDQLRGRIPLKFTFGIQGFVGSAFLSGDNGRYEYDRYSGLAWSVGAFALFPLDEYNMAFKTGVLFDHDKVSNSYNDTYNETFGEYRTSFNQYRISVPLLLSLKSANSNFFFDVGVQPSFAVSDNFKLKSSDQSSSKAVNIKEDMLDNDYRSVIDWSIVFGFGIRANRYIGFEARFIWGINNQYDDYNAWPINNLSSKAVSVGATFYAF